Within Corynebacterium timonense, the genomic segment GGCCCCACCAGCTGGCTCACGCGCTCGCGCATCTCGGCCGCTGCCTTGTTGGTGAAGGTGATGGCAAGGATCTGCCACGGGGCCACGCCCCGGTCCTGCAACAGGTGAGCGATGCGCCGGGTGAGCACCGCTGTCTTGCCGGAGCCAGCCCCGGCGACGATGAGGAGGGGCCCGCCTGAGTGCGTCACGGCGGCCTTTTGCTGCGGGTTCAGGCCCAAAACAAGATCTGAGTTCATGATGAACACCACCCTACAATCCCCTCCCGACACGCCCAGCTGCGCGATCGCGGTGGCATAATCTGCCAGCATGAGCGAATTCGACATCCGCATGCCCTCGGGCACCGACGACCCGCTGTCGGACGCGGAGATTCAGCAGTACCGCAAGGAGATCGATCGCCTTGACCGCGTCATCCTCGACGCGGTCAAGAGGCGTTCCCAGGTGTCGCAGGCGATCGGCAGGACCCGCATGGGTTCAGGCGGGACCAAGCTGGTCTACACCCGCGAAGTGGCCATCATCAACCAGTTCCGCGACGAACTCGGCGAGGACGGTCCGGCACTGGCGTCCATCCTCCTGCGCCTCGGCCGCGGCAAGCTGGGATAGGGCAACGCTGAGGAAGCGGCGAGCTACTTCTCCAGCGAGTCGAGCACGACCTCGAACTCGAGCAACTCCGCGTGGGAGGCAACGGGGCGACGCTCCTGCCCCGCGTGGGACGCCTTGCCCTGGCCCTGCCACCACGCGTTATAGGAGTCCTCGTCCGCCCAGCGGGTGACCACAAAGTAGCGCTCCTCGCCCTTGACCGGGCGCAGGAGCTGGAACCCCTCGAAGCCGGGCTGTTCGTCGATGGCGTGTTTGCGTGCGGCGAAGCGGTTTTCCAGCTCCTCGCCGCCGCCTGCGGGAACGGTGATCGCGTTGATCTTGACAATGCTCATGCCGCTCACAGTACGCGTCTCACAGGACGCGGTACGGACGCACGCACGCGCTTTTCACTAGCGTGGAAGAAGCAGGCACTTATTTGTCGAGGAGGAGCCCTATGCCCACCATCACGTCCACCACGGCCTGGCAGGAGCTCGAGAAGCTGTACCAGCGCACGCGGGACACAACGCTGCGTGACCTGTTCGCCGCTGACCCCGCCCGCGCCGAGAAGCTCACCTTCGATGCCGCGGGCCTGCACGTTGACCTGTCGAAGAACCTTATCGACGACGACATCCTCACCGCACTCCTCGCCCTCGCGGAGCAGGCGGGCCTGCGCGGGCGCATCGACGAGATGTTCGCCGGTGAGAAGATCAACACCACCGAGGGCCGCTCCGTTCTGCACACCGCGCTGCGCCTGCCCGCCGACGCGGAGCTGACCCTCGACCGGCAGGATGTGCCCACCGACGTCCACGAGGTGCTGCGCCGGATGCGCAACTTCACCATCGCGCTGCGCTCCGGCGAGTGGCGCGGGTACACGGGCCGCGCCATCACAAAGGTGGTCAACATCGGCATCGGCGGCTCCGACCTCGGCCCGGCCATGGCCACGAAGGCTCTGCGCCCCTACGCCACCGCTGGCATCACGGCGGAGTTCGTCTCCAACGTCGACCCGGCCGACATGGACGCCGTGCTGGACAGGATCGACCCCGAAGAGACCGTGTTCATCGTCGCCTCCAAGACGTTTACCACCCAGGAGACCTTGTCCAACGCGCACGCGGCGAAAAGGTGGCTGCTGGAGAAGTGTGGCGGGGACGAGCGGGCCGTCGAAAAGCACTTTGTTGCCGTTTCGACGAACGCCGAGAAGGTCGCGGAGTTCGGCATCGACCCGGCGAACATGTTCCCCTTCTGGGACTGGGTCGGCGGACGCTATTCGGTCGACTCCGCGATCGGGCTGTCGCTGATGGCGGTCATCGGCCCGGCGGACTTCACGCGCTTCCTCGACGGCTTCCACGACGTCGACGAGCACTTCCGCACCACCGAATTCTCGTCCAACATCCCCGTGCTCATGGGGCTGCTCAACATCTGGTACCGCAACTTCCACGGCGCGCAGACCCACGCGGTGCTGCCCTACTCCGAGGACCTTGCGCGCTTCCCCGCCTACCTGCAGCAGCTCACCATGGAGTCCAACGGCAAGGGCGTGACGCGCGCCGGCGAGGCCGTCACCTACGACACGGGCGAGGTCTTCTGGGGCGAGCCCGGCACGAACGGCCAGCACGCCTTCTTCCAGCTCATCCACCAGGGCACCACGCTGATCCCGGCCGATTTCATCGGCTTCGCCCGCCCCCACGCGGACCTGCCCACCGCCGACGGGACCGGCTCCATGCACGACCTGCTCATGGGCAACTTCTTCGCGCAGACGAAAGTGCTCGCCTTCGGCAAGACCCGGGAGGAAATCGTGGGCGAGGGCGTCGACGAGGCGCTGGCCCCGCACAAGGTGATGCCCGGCAACCGGCCCACCACGACGATCCTCGCCCGCGAGCTCAGCCCCCGCGCGCTCGGCGCGCTCATCGCCCTCTACGAGCACATCGTGTTCACCGAGGCCGCCGTCTGGGACATCAACGCCTTCGACCAGTGGGGCGTCGAGCTAGGCAAGCAGCAGGCCAACGAGCTCGCCGCGGCCGTGACCGGCGCGGAGGAGCCGGACACGGGCGACGCGTCAACTGACACCCTCATCACCTGGTACAGAAAGCAAAAGTAGCATGGGCGACTCCATCTCGACGGACACGTACACGCCTCGGCAGCGTTCCGTCTACCGCAAACGGCTCGAGGACGAGCTCGAGGTCTTCGACCGCCACCTGCAGCGCGCCGAGTTCATCAACAAGGGCACGATCGGGCTGGAGCTCGAGCTCAACCTCGTCGACGACGAGATGCGCCCCGCCCCGCGCAACCAGGAGGTGCTCGAGCGCCTCGACGAGGACTACCAGTCCGAGATCGGCTCCTACAACGTTGAGCTCAACCTCCCGCCGCTCAACCCGGCCGGCGACGGCTTGGCCCAACTGGAGGACAACCTGTCTGCCCGGCTCCGCGCCGTGAAGCAGGCGGCAGAGGACGTGGGGGTGCACATGGCCATGATTGGTACGCTGCCCACGCTCACCCCGGAGTTCCTCGAGGACCCGGCGTGGATGACCAACGAGTTCCGCTACAAGGGCCTCAGCAACGCCGTCATGGAGTCGCGCGGCGAGCTCGTGCGCATCGGGCTCGACCGGGTGGAGACCTTCGAGCACGACTTCGAGGACATCGCCACCGAGTCGGCGTGCACATCGATGCAGCTGCACCTTCAGGTCGCTCCGGACCGCTTCGCCGCCGCGTGGAACGCCTCCCAGGCCATCGCTGGGGTGCAAGCCGCACTCAGTGCGAACTCACCGCTGTTTGTGGGGCGGCGGCTGTGGCACGAGTCGCGTATCCCGGTGTTCCGCCAGTCCATCGACACCCGCACCAAGGAACTCATCAACCAGGGTGTGCGGCCGCGCGTGTGGTTCGGCGAGCGCTGGATTACCTCGGTGTTCGACTTGTTCGAGGAAAACGTGCGCTACTTTTCGCCGCTCATCCCCGAGGGGCGCGTCGAGGCAGGCAGTCCCATCATGACGGGGGACAGCCCCGGGCTGCACTACCTCAACCTGCACAACGGCACGGTGTGGCGCTGGAACCGCCCCATCTACGACCCGAACGGCGAGCTGTCGCACATCCGGGTGGAAAACCGGCTGCTGCCCGCCGGCCCGACGGTGAAAGACATCATCGCCGACGCCGCGTTCTACTACGGGATGGTCAAGTACCTGGGCACCCAGAACAGGCCGGTGTGGTCGCGGCTGAGCTTCGAGCAGGCCGGGGAGAACTTCGAGGCCGGGGCGCGCGACGGCCTCGGCGCCCGGATGTCCTGGCCCACCCTCGGCTCCATCGGTGTCGCCGAGCTGGTAGTCGAGCACCTGGCGCCTCAGGCCCGCGAGGGCCTGGCCTCGCTGAACATCAACCAGGACAGCATCGACGAGTACATCGGCATCATCGAGAGCCGCGCCCGCCGCCACCAAAACGGCGCGAGCTGGCAGCTCGCGGCGCTCACCGAGGCCGGCCCCGGCACGAAGCCCGGGGCCCCCGAGAGGGCGGAGGCGCTCGTGCGCGTTCTCAGGCAATACCTACGCAATCAGGAGGGCGGCGCACCGGTGCATACTTGGTCACTCGAGGTGGAATAGGGCACAATGAGGGGCTGATTTTTCATTCCCCTGTTTTTGATTCCCCTGCGGAAGGCTCTACGACATGCAAGCGGTCATCGACTGGATCGTCAACCTGATGGAGTTGCTCGGCGCGCCCGGCGTCGGCATCGCGATCCTGCTGGAAAACCTGTTTCCGCCGATCCCCTCTGAGGTCGTTCTGCCCCTGGCTGGTTTTACCGTGGCCCAGGGTTCGCTGAACTTCCTCAACGTGTTCATCTGGTCGGTCCTCGGCTCGGTCATCGGCGCCTACCTCCTCTACGGACTCGGCGCGTGGCTCGGCGCGGACCGGCTGCGCGCCATCGCGGAGTGGATGTGGCTGGTGAAGGGCTCGGACGTCGATAACGCCCTGGAGTGGTTCGACAAGTACGGCAAGGTGTCCGTCTTCTTCGGCCGCCTCATCCCGGGCGTGCGCTCCCTCATCTCCATCCCCGCGGGCCTGGACCGGATGAGCCTGCTCACCTTCGGCCTGTGGACAACGCTGGGTTCGGCGATCTGGAACGCGATCCTCATCACGCTCGGCTTTTACCTCGGCGAGAATTGGAGCGTCGTCGAGGACTACATCAACACGTACTCCAACGTCGTCTACGTCATCCTGGCGCTCATCATCGTCGCCTTCCTCGCCTACTTCATCCGCCGCGCGATGAAAGAGAAGCAGGGCAAGGAGCAGGCTGACACGTCGGGCACCACCAGATAACCCGCTCGAGGTCGCCCGCCCCGCCGAGGGTCCCCTTCGCAATGAGCGTCGCGCACCTGCGGCAGGGCTTGTTGTTGCGGCCGAACACGTAGCTCGTCTCCCCGGCCCGTTCGATCCCCGTGGTCACGCGGACCGGGGAGTTCCTATTCGCCCACATCAGCCTCCGCGCGATGCGCACATGCTTGTCGACGTCCACCCGGCGCACCTTGTCCGCCGGATGCGCTCCGGCGAGAAAGCAGATCTCCGCGCGGTACTCGTTGCCGATCCCGGCGGCGTTTTTCTGGTCCAGCAGCGCGCGCCCGATCTCCAGGTCGGGGTGGGAGCGGATCCGGCGCACAACCTCTTCGTGGTCGAAGTCCGCGGCGAGCATGTCCGGGCCGAG encodes:
- a CDS encoding glutamate-cysteine ligase family protein, producing the protein MGDSISTDTYTPRQRSVYRKRLEDELEVFDRHLQRAEFINKGTIGLELELNLVDDEMRPAPRNQEVLERLDEDYQSEIGSYNVELNLPPLNPAGDGLAQLEDNLSARLRAVKQAAEDVGVHMAMIGTLPTLTPEFLEDPAWMTNEFRYKGLSNAVMESRGELVRIGLDRVETFEHDFEDIATESACTSMQLHLQVAPDRFAAAWNASQAIAGVQAALSANSPLFVGRRLWHESRIPVFRQSIDTRTKELINQGVRPRVWFGERWITSVFDLFEENVRYFSPLIPEGRVEAGSPIMTGDSPGLHYLNLHNGTVWRWNRPIYDPNGELSHIRVENRLLPAGPTVKDIIADAAFYYGMVKYLGTQNRPVWSRLSFEQAGENFEAGARDGLGARMSWPTLGSIGVAELVVEHLAPQAREGLASLNINQDSIDEYIGIIESRARRHQNGASWQLAALTEAGPGTKPGAPERAEALVRVLRQYLRNQEGGAPVHTWSLEVE
- a CDS encoding DedA family protein, giving the protein MQAVIDWIVNLMELLGAPGVGIAILLENLFPPIPSEVVLPLAGFTVAQGSLNFLNVFIWSVLGSVIGAYLLYGLGAWLGADRLRAIAEWMWLVKGSDVDNALEWFDKYGKVSVFFGRLIPGVRSLISIPAGLDRMSLLTFGLWTTLGSAIWNAILITLGFYLGENWSVVEDYINTYSNVVYVILALIIVAFLAYFIRRAMKEKQGKEQADTSGTTR
- a CDS encoding DNA-formamidopyrimidine glycosylase family protein, giving the protein MPEGDSVYQLSRRLQFMAGRTVTRTSLRVPRCATVDFTGLTCQRVWPYGKHLFMQFGREVLHTHLKMEGTWAIHRAGTRWRKPGHTARVVLRLADAAGDIELVGHELGLVEVFPAREYPQRMGYLGPDMLAADFDHEEVVRRIRSHPDLEIGRALLDQKNAAGIGNEYRAEICFLAGAHPADKVRRVDVDKHVRIARRLMWANRNSPVRVTTGIERAGETSYVFGRNNKPCRRCATLIAKGTLGGAGDLERVIWWCPTCQPAPCPASLSSRGG
- a CDS encoding chorismate mutase, with protein sequence MSEFDIRMPSGTDDPLSDAEIQQYRKEIDRLDRVILDAVKRRSQVSQAIGRTRMGSGGTKLVYTREVAIINQFRDELGEDGPALASILLRLGRGKLG
- the pgi gene encoding glucose-6-phosphate isomerase is translated as MPTITSTTAWQELEKLYQRTRDTTLRDLFAADPARAEKLTFDAAGLHVDLSKNLIDDDILTALLALAEQAGLRGRIDEMFAGEKINTTEGRSVLHTALRLPADAELTLDRQDVPTDVHEVLRRMRNFTIALRSGEWRGYTGRAITKVVNIGIGGSDLGPAMATKALRPYATAGITAEFVSNVDPADMDAVLDRIDPEETVFIVASKTFTTQETLSNAHAAKRWLLEKCGGDERAVEKHFVAVSTNAEKVAEFGIDPANMFPFWDWVGGRYSVDSAIGLSLMAVIGPADFTRFLDGFHDVDEHFRTTEFSSNIPVLMGLLNIWYRNFHGAQTHAVLPYSEDLARFPAYLQQLTMESNGKGVTRAGEAVTYDTGEVFWGEPGTNGQHAFFQLIHQGTTLIPADFIGFARPHADLPTADGTGSMHDLLMGNFFAQTKVLAFGKTREEIVGEGVDEALAPHKVMPGNRPTTTILARELSPRALGALIALYEHIVFTEAAVWDINAFDQWGVELGKQQANELAAAVTGAEEPDTGDASTDTLITWYRKQK
- a CDS encoding antibiotic biosynthesis monooxygenase family protein, which produces MSIVKINAITVPAGGGEELENRFAARKHAIDEQPGFEGFQLLRPVKGEERYFVVTRWADEDSYNAWWQGQGKASHAGQERRPVASHAELLEFEVVLDSLEK